The Nostoc cf. commune SO-36 genomic sequence GGGGATGCGTCCGCCTTTTTCTGGTTCTAAAGAGCGCAGTTTCCGAATCAGCATATAACCATCTTGTCCTGACATCCCGATATCGCTAATCAGAATATCTGGTTTTGCTTGTTCAAGTACTGCTAGCGCTTCATCAACTGATGCTACCGCAGTGGCAAAAGCCCCATACTCCTCAAACATAAAACTGAGAAAGTTACGGGTATCCGCCTCATCATCTACAACTAACACTCTTAATCCAGCAAGGGGCGTAGATGCTACAGGGGAGGAACTTTTTCCTGTTGCTTCTCTATTCCCCCTATTGTCTTGTAGCAGTGGTAGTCTCACAGTAAAAGTTGCTCCTTGTCCAGTGCCTGAACTTTGGGCAAAGATTGTACCTTTGTGCAGTTCCACTAAATGACGAACGATCGCTAATCCTAGTCCTAATCCGTTGTGCGATCGCGTTGTGGTACTGTCTGCTTGCCGAAAACGCTCAAATACTTTGGGTAAAAACTCGGAACTAATACCAATGCCTGTATCGATAACTTCAATTTGGGCGTACTGAGATTTTAAATTTTGAATTTGGGATTGTACATTACTGCTTTCATCAGTGTTTGAAGAGGCTAAATTTTTACCATCAGATCCCAATCCCAAACCGTTTGACTGAGGGCTGACGCTGAAGTCTGAAATCGAAAATCCACAATGCTTTGATAGCCTAACCTCTACCCTACCACCTTTAGGAGTAAACTTAATGGCGTTAGTTAGTAGGTTCCAGACAACTTGCTGTAAACGGGCTGGATCGCCATATACTGATCCTAGCGAAGTATCCAGGACAGTATTTAACTTAATATCTTTCGGTTCTGCGAGGGGACGAACTGCCTCTAAGGCTGCCTCCGTTACCGTGAGCAGATTCACCGCAGATACATTTAACCGCAACTGACCACGGATAATCCGGGATACATCCAAGATATCCTCAATTAGTTGCATCTGAGACATCGCGTTGCGTTCGATCGCTTCCAAGGCGCGAGAAGTGGCTTTTTCGTCAAGTTTCTTGGCGCGGAGGATTTTTGACCAGCCCAGCATTGAGGTGAGAGGTGTGCGGAGTTCGTGGGAAAGAACAGCAAGAAACTCATCTTTCATCCGATTTGCTGCTTCTGCTTCCTGTCTTGCCGTCTGTTCTCGAATCACTTGAGCGCGGACTTCTTCTGCTTGTTTGCGTTCGGTAATATCCTCAAGAGTGCCTACATATCCCAGTAATTCCCCTTGACCGGAAAGCATCGGTGATGAGCGAACTTGAACCCAATGGACGCTACCGTGAGCAGTTTGAAAGCGAAATTCTTCCGAGTAGTCCCGACCTTCACAAATGTAAGCAGACCAACTAGCGATCGCTCGTTCTCTGTCTTCTGGATGAACAGATTCTAGCCATCTTTTTTCTAAACTTTCTGCCGCTTTTAAACCACAAATTGCCTGATAGCGAGGATTTGTATATCTACATCCTCCTTCAGTATCAATTTCAAAAATGCCAACGGGTGAGCAAGTACTTAGCGATCGCAATCGTTCTTCACTTTGCCTGAGTTCTGTATTTACAGCTACTAACTGCGCTGCTTGTTGCTTGACGGCTTCTGTTTTCTTAAAAAGTTCTACGAATACTGTGACTTTAGAAGTCAAAATATTGGGGTCTAGTGGTTTGAGTAAATAATCTACTGCACCCAAGGCATAGCCTTTAAATAGCATTTGGTCGCTGCTGCTAAAGGCGGTGAGAAAGATAATTGGAGTGTGACGCGATCGCCCCCGATTGCGAATTAAGGTAGCAGTTTCAAAGCCATCCATCCCAGGCATTTGCACATCAAGCAAAATAACTGCAAAGTCTTGATGCAGCAGACACCGCAAAGCTTCTTCCCCAGAAGTAGCTCTCACTAGATTCTCCCCTAGTTTTTCTAGGATTGCCTCTAGTGCCAGCAAATTTTCTAGTTTATCATCCACTAGGAGGATGTTTACTTTGGGTTCCATCTGCATCGGTTTCTTTCTATGATGAATAACAAAGCTTGACCATCTGGGAAGCAATGTTTGAGAGTGTCAAAATCCAGTCTACTGTAACAGCAGAAATTGCGGCCTTTGGCATAACGTCGCTCTCAGCTGTGGCAGGTTCTTGTACAATAGTAGTTCCTCCCCGCGCTTTTATTTTCTTGAGACCTTGCATACCATCTTGGTTTGCTCCTGTCAATATTACACCAATAACTTGCTCTGTGTAGACATCGGCTGCCGACTCAAACAGCACATCAATAGATGGTCTGGCATAAGAAACAGGTTCATCAGTTGAGAGGGCAAAATGACCTGGTTCAACTAGTAAGTGATAATCTGCTGGGGCTATGTAGATATATCCTGATAGTATTTCGTCCTTGTCTTCCACTTCTCGAATTTTCAACAAAGTGGATTGTTGTAATAAATCCTGGAGTGTGTTAGTTGACTCTTTATGACGGTGTTGGACGATCGCGATCGGCACAGGGAAATCTACTGGTAAATTCCCTAGGACAATTTTTAATGCTGATAATCCGCCTAAAGAAGTACCAATTACCACAATTTTAAACGACACTTATTTCGCCCTCACACCTATGAATGGGGGTTATATAAATAGCAAAGGGAATTTCATACTGAATCAGTCAGTATTTTCTTGCTTCTTTGCTCTTACCAGTAACCCATGTTTAGGTGCAAAAATCATTGCTATAACAAACAACAAGGTTTGTAACACTACTATACAACCCCCAGTTGCACCATCGATATGATAGCTGATGTAAGTGCCCATAACACTAGAAAATACTCCAGATGCCATTGAAATTAGTATCATCTGGTCAAAACGGTCTGTTAATAAATAAGCCGTTGCTCCCGGAGTTACTAACATAGCTACAACCAGAATAATTCCCACTGTCTGGAGTCCGGCGACAGCAGTTAACGAGAGTAATGATAGTAAAATATAGTGCAGCGCTCCTGTGTTCAAGCCAATGGAACGTGCGTGAGTGGGGTCAAAACAAAATAATAGTAAGTCTTTGCGTAAGATAGCTATTGTTATTAAAGTAATCCCGCTAATAATCACCGTTTGGATAATGTCTTCATTAGAAATACCTAAAACATTGCCAAACAAAATATGTGTCAAGTCTACGCTGCTGGGAGTTTTGGAAACTAGTACCAAACCCAGAGCAAAAAATCCTGTAAATACAAGTCCAATGACAGTATCTTCTTTAATCCTTGTCTTCGCTTTGATATAACCGATCGCAATAACTGAACCCACTCCAAAGACAAAAGCACCCACAGCAAAAGGGATATTTAAAACATAAGCAATTACAACCCCAGGCATTACCGCATGAGAAACAGCATCTCCCATTAATGCCCAACCTTTAAGGGTCATAAAACAAGATAAAACAGAACAAACCACCCCAACTAAGGCACTTACACAAATTGCCTTCACCATGAATTCATGCTGTAGGGGTGTAGTGAACCAGTCTAATAATGCGAGAGTATTCATATTTTTATAACTTTAATCCAAGCAATATCAATTAAAAATTCTCAATCAATGAGATTCACCTTGATTTCCACGGATTATCTGACTTTTGCCGAGAGATAAATCTCCCAGAGAACCGCCAAAAGTCCGTGAGAGATTTTCTTCTGTGAAGACTTCTGATGTATCACCATAAGCTAAAATAGTACGATTAATGAGTACTACTTGATCACAGAAAGTAGTGATAGATGCTAAATCATGGGTAGAAATTAAAATTGTATGACCTTCCTCTCGCAATTCCAGCAATAAATCAATCATCGCTTTTTCTGTTTTAATATCTACCCCAGTGAAAGGTTCATCTAATAGTAAAACTGTTCCCTGTTGTGCTAAAGCACGGGCGAGAAAGGCACGTTTTTTCTGTCCACCTGAGAGTTCTCCAATTTGGCGATCGCGCATTGACCACATTTGCATCCTTTCCAAACTCTCCCGCACCACTAAGCGATCGTTCGCCGATGGAATTCGTAGTATATTCATGTATCCGTAGCGTCCCATCATCACCACATCATGGACACTTACTGGAAAATTCCAGTCCACCTCTTCCGACTGGGGTACGTAAGCCACCAAGCTTTTTTTCTGCACAGTTTTTATCGGTAAACCATTAATCAAAACCTTTCCTGTGACTGGCTTCAAAAAACCCATAATTGCTTTAAATAGGGTTGATTTACCGCTACCATTCATCCCCACCAAACCACTGATTGAACCTGCTTGAATTTGCAAAAAAGCACCATGTAAAGCAACTTTGCCGTGGTAAGCAACTGTCAAATTTTCGACATCAATGCTAATGGATTTCATTAAAAATCACCTCTAAAATTAATTAATAGTTTGTAGTGAGCAGCTTCAGCCCTCTTTCCAAAGACGTAACGTTTTCCAGAGAACAAAATAAGACTAAATTCGTTACTACAAGCTTATTTTCAATAGTTAGATTTATTCTTGCATACTTGCTCACTTTTCCTCTAATCCCTGAGTTAGAGTATTAATATTACCTTCTAACAACTTGAGATAAGTTGGTGCTGGCCCATCTGCTGGAGATAGAGAATCAACGTAAAACACTCCACCAAACCTTGCTCCTGATTCTCTAGCTACCTGACGTTGCGCTCCATCGTTTACTGTACTTTCACAGAAAACTACAGGTATTTTATTTTTTTTAACTATATCAATGACTTTTTCTAGCTGTTTGGGAGTAGCTTGCTGTTCAGAATTGACCGCCCAGAGATAAGCTTCTTTCAAGCCATAATCGCGGGTAAGGTATGAAAATGCGCCTTCACAGCTTACTATGTAGCGCTTGTCTGCTGGAACTACCGAAACAGCTTTTCGCAGTTTCTCATCAACTTCCTTAATCTTTTGACTGTATACTTTGGCATTGGTATTATAACTCTCTGCATTCGCTGAGTCTAAATTAACCAATGCCTTGCGAATATTCTCTACGTAAGTCAAGGCGTTTTGTGGTGACATCCAAGCATGGGGATTAGGCTTTCCTTTGTAAGCATCCTCCGCAATTTCTACAGGTTTAATTCCCTCAGTTAGGGTAATGTGAGGCACTTTGGGGACGCTGTTATATAACTTTTGTGCCCAACGCTCTAAATTCAGACCATTATTCAAAATTATGTCTGCTTTTTGCGCCCTCACCAAATCGCTAGGAGTTGGTTCGTAACCATGAATTTCTGTCCTGGTTTAGTGATAGATTCGACAATCGCCTTGTCTCCCGCCACGTTTTGCGCCATATCTGCAATGACTGTAAAGGTGGTAAGAACTACTTTTTTATCTAGCTTGGTAGTAGTTGTGCCTGGATTTGAACTTAACTGTGGTTGAGAGTTAGAGGTTGCGCCACATCCACCCAAACATAGACTTAATAGCAGCCCAGATGCTATAGCCAATTTTTGCCCGTACTGCGGTAGTTGCATCTTAAAATTATTGATATTAAATCTCATTATAGCAATTTCATAATCTTCTCACTTTTGTCTCACTTTAGCAGAAGCAAGATAAAACTGAAAGAATTATGATAATTTTCTAAGAAGTAAAAAGCGAACCTGTGGCAATCCACTGTATTTCTAGATTTTGACTTACTTGGTTCGACACTTTTATGTGTTAATTTTTGACTCTTGTCATTTTAAGGGGCATTTTGAACAGTTCAAATAATTTTGTTGTTTGCATCACAAACAAATATTTGATGATTGTGAAATACTTTACAGACAAATCTTGTATTTAGGTTTTGTAGTATTTAAATTATTGCAAAAATAAATACATTGTAGAAATATTTATTTGTTAGCTAACTAACTGTTAAAAGTTTAATATTTATTGTTTTGACAATTCATAAAAATTTACTTAAGCTAAAGGATAGGTTAAGCAAATCAACAAACAACAGCAATTTGATTTAGCTACATCAAGAATTGCTGTTGTAGACTATCCGCATGAGGGAATGAATCGAAATCCAAATTATTCCATGTAGGCAATTAAACCTGATTTTGCTACAAAAAGCTAAGACAAGATTAAGCGTATTGCACAGCGCATAAATTGAACAGATTCCAGTCAATTATCGATGGATACTTGTGGTGATGTTAGTGAGTATCGATCAATTATTGAAGTTTGACTAGTGATTTTGGATTAGGGTCTTCTGGTTTATCCTCGTCAGGGACGGAATAAATCTAAAATCCAAAATTTATTGACTAAAACACGGTAGATATGTCCAGGAGAAACAATGCTTGAGTATTTTACATCTTTGAACGACCACAATTTACCTTATCCAGATACGATTCATCCCATCGTTGTCCACTTTGTAATTGCGATGGTATTGTTTTCCTTTGTCTGTGATGTAATTGGCTATTTTACTGGCAAATCCGGTCTTTTTGAGGTGAGTTGGTGGAATATGGTAGTTGCCACGATCGCCATCTTCGTGGCCATTATTTTCGGTCAGTTTGAAGCGGGTTTAGCACAGCCTTACAGCGTAGCTAAATCGGTACTAAATTTGCATACGCTGATTGGTTGGTCACTTTCGGGAATCATCACAGCAATTACAGCTTGGCGCTATGTAATTCGTGCCCGGAATCCGCAAAAAGTACCAATTTATTACTTGGGAGCCGGACTAGTTTTAACCCTAATAGTTGGCTTACAAGTATATCTTGGAGATGAACTTGTTTGGGTGTATGGATTGCATACAGTGCCAGTTGTGGAAGCAGTAAAGGATGGTCTGTTGCAATGAACTCAGAATTAATTGATCAATTGAGCGGCTCTTTAGGCGCAAACGGATTACCTTACACCATTCCCATTCATCCCAACTTAGTCCATCTGACAATAGGTTTGTTCATCATTGGGATGACCTTTGATATTGTCGGTGTTCTGTTCCCCTTTGAAAAATGGGTCTTCAAATATTTAGCAATTACTGTGGAACGTCAGAACTTATTTGATGTTGGCTGGTACAATATGCTAGCTGCCAGCATCATCACATTTTTCACAGTCGCAGCAGGCTTTTACGAAATGCTGTTGGCAACACCACCAGCTGATATGAAAAGTGCCTGGGGATTGCAGGCAATGGAAACTATGCTTTGGCATGGTGTGGGTGGTGTGTTCTTATTAGCGCTGATTATTGTCTTGACCATCTGGAGAGGATGGCAGCGCTTGGTTTGGGCCAAACAAGAATATAAAGAGACAGATAGAGAAGTGCAATGGATCTATCTGTTGGCAGGCATAGCAATTATGTTCATTCTGTACGTCCACGGGACACTAGGGGCGCAAATGGCTGCCGAGTTTGGCGTACACAATACAGCAGATAATTTGCTGCGATCGCACCAAGACCTCAATACAACACTCAAGTAAGTTATTTGTCCTTAGTCCTTAGTCATTTGTCCTTTGACTAATACCCAATGCCCAATAACCAATGACCATGAAAATCCAGAAGATTTTAAATATTTTGACGCTGCTTACAGGCGCGATCGCAATCACTGTTATCAGTCTCTGGATCGGGCAGCAGGCTTACTCCTGGCTTCCTCCCCAAGCAGCAGCCGAATCCCTACTAATTGATGATTTGATTAGCTTCTTAGTAACCCTCGGTTCCTTCATCTTCTTGGGAGTCACAAGTACTTTAATGTATTCTGTGATCTTCCATCGGGCAGTCAAAGATGACTTCACTGACGGCCCCCCAATTGAAGGGAATATCACCTTAGAAGTTGTCTGGACAGCAATCCCAATTCTGTTAGTGTTTTGGATTGCGGGTTACAGCTATCAAGTTTACGAACAAATGGGAATTCAAGGCCCATCGGAATTAGTTCATTTGCATAATCCGCTAGCAATGCAATCGGCTCATGCAGAACCAAATGATTTACCAGCTAACGCTTTAGCAGAACCTGTAGAAAAAATCGACGTACTAGCTAAACAGTGGGCGTGGGTTTTTCATTACCCAGAAAAAGATATTACCAGTACCGAATTGCATTTACCAAGCGATCGCCGGATACGTTTAGCGCTGAAATCGCAAGACGTTCTCCACGGCTTTTATATACCTGCATTTCGCCTTAAGCAGGATATTATTCCCAACCACGCGATCGACTTTGAATTTACTCCCATCCGCGCCGGCAAGTACCGATTGACCGATTCCCAATATAGCGGTACATACTTTGCGACGATGCAGGCGAATGTGGTTGTCGAATCTCCTGAAAATTATCAGCAGTGGCTAGCACAAGCTGCAACCCAAAAGCCATCCGTAGCAAAAAATCAGGCAGCTTCTGAGTATGCCCAAACATCCCATCAATCAGTCCAAACTGGTTGGGTTACAGTTCCACCTGCTGCACCTCCTCTAGTCAATTCACCTGGTTGAAAGGAAAGTAACCATGACTAATGTTCCTATTGAAGGTATTCTTCTCCCTGATGAGAAGCATAACCACGAATCTCCAAGTAATTGGAAAGAATACTTCAGCTTTAGTACCGACCACAAGGTAATTGGTATCCAGTATCTCGTTACCTCCTTTTTCTTCTTCCTCGTCGGCGGTATCTTTGCGATGGTGATGCGGGGAGAACTGATGACACCCGAATCAGATTTAGTCGATCGCACCGTCTACAACGGTATGTTCACCATGCACGGCACTGTGATGCTGTTTTTGTGGACATTTCCCTCACTGGTTGGTTTTGCCAACTATTTAGTACCCCTAATGATTGGGGCGCGAGATATGGCATTTCCCCGCCTCAACGCCGTCGCCTTTTGGATGGTGCCAGTAGTTGGGATTTTGATGATGGGTAGCTTCTTTGTCCCTGGAGGCCCTGCCCAAGCCGGCTGGTGGTCTTACCCGCCAGTCAGTCTCCAGAATCCCACAGGTAACTTAATTAATGGTCAAGTTATCTGGTTGCTAGCAGTAGCAATATCTGGCGTATCTTCAATTATGGGGGCAGTAAATTTTGTCACCACAATTGTGAAGATGCGGGCCCCAGGAATGGGTTTCTTCAAAATGCCGTTGTTTGTCTGGACAGTATTTAGCGCCCAGATTATCCAACTATTCGGACTACCTGCATTGACAGCAGGTGCGGTAATGCTGCTACTCGACCTCACAGCAGGCACTGCCTTTTTCGACCCCGCCAAGGGTGGTAATCCAGTAATGTTTGAGCATTACTTCTGGTTCTACTCCCACCCCGCCGTTTACGTGATTATTTTGCCCATCTTCGGCATTTTCTCGGAAATCTTTCCAGTTTATTCACGTAAACCCTTATTTGGTTACAAAGTAGTTGCCGTTTCATCCATTTTGATTGCGATCGTCAGTGGTATCGTTTGGGTACACCACATGTACGTCAGTGGTACACCCGGCTGGATGCGGTTGATTTTCATGTTGACGACGATGTTTGTATCTGTCCCCACGGGAATTAAAGTATTTGCTTGGGTAGCAACTATTTGGGGCGGTAAACTGCGGCTAACTACCCCCATGCTGTTTGCCTTAGGTGCATTAATCATGTTTGTCTTTGCAGGAATCACAGGCATCATGCTTTCTTCCGTGCCCGTTGATGTCCACGTTAACAATACCTACTTTGTAGTGGGACACTTCCACTACGTCCTCTACGGAACTGTGACGATGGGCTTGTATGCTGCCATCTATCACTGGTTCCCCAAAATGACTGGGCGGATGTACTCAGAAAGCTGGGGTAAAATCCACTTCTGGTTAGCCTTCATCGGCACTAACCTCAACTTTTTGCCCATGCACCCATTAGGATTGCAAGGAATGTTACGCCGAGTTGCTTCCTACGCCCCAGAGTACACATTCTGGAATATCATCGCTAGCTTGGGCGGATTCCTCTTAGGAATGTCCACCTTGCCCTTCATTTTCAACATGGTGATTTCTTGGATGCAAGGCGAGAAAGCACCTGCTAATCCTTGGAGAGCAATCGGACTAGAGTGGTTAGTTTCTTCACCCCCCCCAGTAGAAAACTTTGAAGAAATCCCCATCATCATCTCTGAACCCTACGGCTACGGCAAATCAGAACCCTTGACAGCTAACCTCTCAGAATAACCCAGGCTATCCTACCGTATACACACAAATCTTTTAGGTTACTCCGTAACTTAGGGTAAGTTAATTTTTGCAGGTCGATGCAATAAAGGTGCAGGTCGATGCAACAAACTTGCAGGTTGATACAAAAAAGGTGCAACTCGATACAACAAACTTGCAAGTCGATGTAATAAAGGTGCAGGTCGATGCAACAAACTTGCAGGTTGATACAACAAACTTGCAGGTCAATGCAATAAAGGTAAGGTCAAAAGACTTGTGTGTATACCGTAGCGCAACAAGCTACGTCTCTTTTGCGTTTTAAATTCAACCCTCAAGCTAAAAGCAAAACTCCACCAATGGACAGTTATATCAATTCAGATGAATTGCAGCACACAGCCGCAGAACATACCCACGACGAAGAAGGCAACAAGATGTTTGGCTTCATTGTCTTCCTCCTGTCTGAAAGCGTCATTTTCTTGAGTTTTTTCGCCGGATATGCCATCTACAAAACAACAACGCCTAACTGGCTACCAGCAGGTGTTTCCGGGCTAGAAGTAAAAGAACCGACAATCAACACAGTAATTCTTGTCGCCAGTAGCTTTGTAATTTACTTAGCCGAACGCGCCCTTCAACGCCATGACTTAGTGAAATTTCGCCTATTTCTCTTGACAACAATGGCGATGGGTACTTACTTTTTGGTTGGGCAAGCGATTGAATGGAACGGCCTCGATTTTGGCTTCACCACAGGGGTATTTGGTGGGACGTTTTACCTGCTAACAGGCTTCCACGGTTTGCACGTTTTCACCGGCATTCTGTTGCAGTCGATTATTTTGGTACGTTCTTTCATCCCTGGCAACTACGACACAGGCCACTTCGGCGTGAATGCAACTTCATTGTTCTGGCACTTCGTCGATGTTATCTGGATTATTTTGTTTATCCTAATCTACGTTTGGCAGTAAAGATTGATGGGATAAAAACCCAGATAAATTATCTGGGTTGGTGTATGGGGCATTATTAATTACTTTTATGCCCCATACACCATTCACTGTAATAACTATAATTAGGTATTGGTTCAACTTTTTAAATTAACCTTTCCCTCAAACTTTGACACATCTTGATGAGATAAAAACTTTTCACTACTGTGATAACTCCTTCGCCATTGTTCGAGTTTATCTATAGATATTGATTTAGATACGACATTCACACCATTTCCTCGCCAAGCAACTTCTGAATCTGTTGTGAAAACCCCGCACTCTAATTGATCTAGCCTCATATTCCAATATTCGCTAAATCGACCTTTTAAGGTAATAACTTGCTCAAATACCTTGTTTCTATGTTTATTTCTTCTTTTTCGTTCTGTTGCTCCAGTTGCTTCTGTATCAATAAACTTAGTTTCAATTAAAAACAGGCTACCTTTAAAGGTCAGAAAGACAAAATCACACTTTCCTAAATCTGTATAATCTGAAATTGGAGACTTTTCAAATAACAGCAATTCAGCGCACGAGGGAAACAATTCTTTAATATTCAGAAATAAATAAGCTTGCAATAAAAGTTCCTTGTCATAAGGAAACAATATTACTCCTTCAAAAAATTTTTGAATGTCCTCGTGAGTTTGGGGTTGAATTCTTTTACAGTATGAGACAAATTTATGTAGCTCGTTTACAATCATCAAGTTTTAACTCCTTCCCCCATTCGCAACCTTAAGGGTATTAGCATAAAAAGATACCACTCCCTCAAGGAAATCATCATCCGCATAAGTAACTAAAAAAACGATAAAAATCCCAAGTACTTAGGGTAATTTACTGTTGACAGTTCAATAAAACTAATTTTTAAGCTGCTTTTCAGTATTGGTGGATTTATCACTCCTGGCCTCAGCTACCAGTCAGCGATTTTATATGAGCAGGAAAACTAGCATTTTGCAAAGCTTGAACGGTTATTCTAGAATCTTGTACGCAAAATTGCCAACCTAAACGAACAAGCTTACGAGAAGTTTCAGTTTGGATAATTCCAATCACTGGCATTCTTGCCTTTTCTTTGTCTACTGAATGGTCTTGCAAAATTGTTTTCAAGCGATGTAATTCTTCGATATTACCTGCTTGTTGGGGATTTAACTCGACCATCACCATTTGTACTGTTTCCACTGGTTCTGCATCTTCAAGAATAAATTGAGTTTGCTCGTCACGTCGATCTACTTTTCCCCAAATAATCAATCTAGTATCAACTTGGAGTAGCGTACTAATGCGTTCATAAGTTTTCGGAAAAACTACAGCTTCTGATTGTGTAGTTAGGTCTTCTATTTGCAGAATTGCCATCTGATCGCCTTTTTTCGTGACCACCTTTTTGACGTTATTTAACATGACAACTGCACAAAGCCTTGTATCTTCCCTTTGTTCTCCCAGTTGTGAAAGGTTAATTGGAGTCAAAAGTGGTGCTATTTGCCGTAAGGATTTCAGTGGATGATCTGATACATAAAAGCCTAGTAGTTCTTTCTCCATCTGCAACTTTTTCTGTGGGGGTAAATCTGTCACAGGTTTAGATTTAGGAGCAGTTTCAAAAGCATTATTTGCTCTTTTATTTTGAGTCGAAGAAAAGCCGTCGCCCAATAAATCAAATAGATTCCCTTGACCACTGGCTCTGTCTTTAGCGCGAGATTGTGCCCAATCATACACTAATTCTGAGTCGTTAATTAACTGTTGACGGTTGGGTTCAATTTTGTCAAAGGCTCCACAGTAAATCAGCGATTCCAGAGTTCGGCGGTTAACGGCACGTAAATCTACGCGATCGCAAAAATCAGCGAGGGACTTAAACTCTCCTGTATCATTTCTCGCCTCCAAAATACAAGCGATCGCATTTTGCCCCACGTTACGCACTGCCGAAAATCCAAACAGAATCTTTCCTGCCGTCGGCGTAAAATCAACACCAGAACGATTAATGTCTGGCGGATCTATGGAAATCCCCATATTTGTACAGTTAGTAATATATCTCTGTACCTTATCGGTATCACCACTGTTAGCCGTTAACAGTGCCGCCATATATTCCAATGGGTAATTAGCTTTTAAATATGCTGTTTGATAAGTTACATAACCGTATGCTGTTGAATGGGATTTATTGAAACAATTGGAAGCTATCAAGCCATTTTTAATCGCAAAATTATGGTCACGCTCAACCCCAATGTCATAAACATTTTGTTTGCCTAAATATTTGCGTGTGGCTATTTTGATCATCCTACCCTACCCCTAAAAAAAATTTTGCAAAATTAATTAATTGATAAAATTATGAACTTTCTAGTTTTGATAGCCCTCAGAATATAAAATTAT encodes the following:
- a CDS encoding DUF2231 domain-containing protein, with product MNSELIDQLSGSLGANGLPYTIPIHPNLVHLTIGLFIIGMTFDIVGVLFPFEKWVFKYLAITVERQNLFDVGWYNMLAASIITFFTVAAGFYEMLLATPPADMKSAWGLQAMETMLWHGVGGVFLLALIIVLTIWRGWQRLVWAKQEYKETDREVQWIYLLAGIAIMFILYVHGTLGAQMAAEFGVHNTADNLLRSHQDLNTTLK
- a CDS encoding metal ABC transporter permease translates to MNTLALLDWFTTPLQHEFMVKAICVSALVGVVCSVLSCFMTLKGWALMGDAVSHAVMPGVVIAYVLNIPFAVGAFVFGVGSVIAIGYIKAKTRIKEDTVIGLVFTGFFALGLVLVSKTPSSVDLTHILFGNVLGISNEDIIQTVIISGITLITIAILRKDLLLFCFDPTHARSIGLNTGALHYILLSLLSLTAVAGLQTVGIILVVAMLVTPGATAYLLTDRFDQMILISMASGVFSSVMGTYISYHIDGATGGCIVVLQTLLFVIAMIFAPKHGLLVRAKKQENTD
- a CDS encoding DUF2231 domain-containing protein, whose amino-acid sequence is MLEYFTSLNDHNLPYPDTIHPIVVHFVIAMVLFSFVCDVIGYFTGKSGLFEVSWWNMVVATIAIFVAIIFGQFEAGLAQPYSVAKSVLNLHTLIGWSLSGIITAITAWRYVIRARNPQKVPIYYLGAGLVLTLIVGLQVYLGDELVWVYGLHTVPVVEAVKDGLLQ
- a CDS encoding chemotaxis protein CheB gives rise to the protein MSFKIVVIGTSLGGLSALKIVLGNLPVDFPVPIAIVQHRHKESTNTLQDLLQQSTLLKIREVEDKDEILSGYIYIAPADYHLLVEPGHFALSTDEPVSYARPSIDVLFESAADVYTEQVIGVILTGANQDGMQGLKKIKARGGTTIVQEPATAESDVMPKAAISAVTVDWILTLSNIASQMVKLCYSS
- a CDS encoding metal ABC transporter solute-binding protein, Zn/Mn family, giving the protein MRAQKADIILNNGLNLERWAQKLYNSVPKVPHITLTEGIKPVEIAEDAYKGKPNPHAWMSPQNALTYVENIRKALVNLDSANAESYNTNAKVYSQKIKEVDEKLRKAVSVVPADKRYIVSCEGAFSYLTRDYGLKEAYLWAVNSEQQATPKQLEKVIDIVKKNKIPVVFCESTVNDGAQRQVARESGARFGGVFYVDSLSPADGPAPTYLKLLEGNINTLTQGLEEK
- a CDS encoding metal ABC transporter ATP-binding protein, yielding MKSISIDVENLTVAYHGKVALHGAFLQIQAGSISGLVGMNGSGKSTLFKAIMGFLKPVTGKVLINGLPIKTVQKKSLVAYVPQSEEVDWNFPVSVHDVVMMGRYGYMNILRIPSANDRLVVRESLERMQMWSMRDRQIGELSGGQKKRAFLARALAQQGTVLLLDEPFTGVDIKTEKAMIDLLLELREEGHTILISTHDLASITTFCDQVVLINRTILAYGDTSEVFTEENLSRTFGGSLGDLSLGKSQIIRGNQGESH
- a CDS encoding hybrid sensor histidine kinase/response regulator — encoded protein: MQMEPKVNILLVDDKLENLLALEAILEKLGENLVRATSGEEALRCLLHQDFAVILLDVQMPGMDGFETATLIRNRGRSRHTPIIFLTAFSSSDQMLFKGYALGAVDYLLKPLDPNILTSKVTVFVELFKKTEAVKQQAAQLVAVNTELRQSEERLRSLSTCSPVGIFEIDTEGGCRYTNPRYQAICGLKAAESLEKRWLESVHPEDRERAIASWSAYICEGRDYSEEFRFQTAHGSVHWVQVRSSPMLSGQGELLGYVGTLEDITERKQAEEVRAQVIREQTARQEAEAANRMKDEFLAVLSHELRTPLTSMLGWSKILRAKKLDEKATSRALEAIERNAMSQMQLIEDILDVSRIIRGQLRLNVSAVNLLTVTEAALEAVRPLAEPKDIKLNTVLDTSLGSVYGDPARLQQVVWNLLTNAIKFTPKGGRVEVRLSKHCGFSISDFSVSPQSNGLGLGSDGKNLASSNTDESSNVQSQIQNLKSQYAQIEVIDTGIGISSEFLPKVFERFRQADSTTTRSHNGLGLGLAIVRHLVELHKGTIFAQSSGTGQGATFTVRLPLLQDNRGNREATGKSSSPVASTPLAGLRVLVVDDEADTRNFLSFMFEEYGAFATAVASVDEALAVLEQAKPDILISDIGMSGQDGYMLIRKLRSLEPEKGGRIPAIALTAYTREEDRLEALSAGFQQHLSKPIDPNKLIAAVANILELPLEAPVS